A region of Panicum virgatum strain AP13 chromosome 8N, P.virgatum_v5, whole genome shotgun sequence DNA encodes the following proteins:
- the LOC120685913 gene encoding UDP-glycosyltransferase 83A1-like encodes MAKPHILMVPLPAQGHVTPMMELAHRLVEHGFDVTFVNTEEPHARVVGALQAAGGTAALAGIHLASIPDGLEQEERLDVVKVIESYDRHIPGHLERLIAEMEASGRPKVNWIVCDVYMWPCFVVAKKFGIRLAALWPAAAACLAFNIKIPKLLEDGLVNDKGLPERDETVQLAPGVPPLQTSQLPWINFMTPAWQRVLFFLGTKTEELSTLAEMVVCNSFRELEAGAFKLLPKNILPVGPLTPDPELRKPVGQLLPEDTRCLPWLDAQTDGSVVYVAFGSSTIFHPRQFRELAEGLELAGRPFLWVVRADFTTGDLSKEWFDEFKARVAGTGMVVSWCPQQKVLAHRAVACFVSHCGWNSTVEGVRSGVPFLCWPYFSDQFLDRSYVTDVWRTGLAVSPDADGIVTKEELRSKVEQVVGDNEIRERARLLRDAAGRAIDQGGDSYENIQKFVDLLRQ; translated from the exons ATGGCCAAGCCTCACATCCTCATGGTGCCGCTGCCGGCCCAGGGCCACGTCACCCCCATGATGGAGCTCGCCCACCGTTTGGTCGAGCACGGCTTCGATGTCACGTTCGTCAACACCGAAGAGCCTCACGCGCGGGTCGTCGGCGCGCtgcaggcggcgggcggcacggcggcgctggccggcaTCCACCTGGCGTCCATCCCGGACGGGCTGGAGCAGGAGGAACGCTTGGACGTCGTCAAGGTCATCGAGTCCTACGACCGGCACATTCCGGGGCACCTGGAGCGGCTCATCGCCGAAATGGAGGCGTCCGGGAGGCCCAAGGTGAACTGGATCGTCTGCGACGTGTACATGTGGCCGTGCTTCGTCGTCGCCAAAAAGTTCGGCATCCGCCTGGCCGCActctggccggcggcggcggcgtgcttaGCCTTTAATATCAAGATCCCCAAGTTATTAGAGGATGGGTTAGTCAACGACAAGG GTTTGCCAGAGCGTGATGAGACGGTCCAGCTTGCCCCCGGAGTCCCGCCGCTGCAGACGTCGCAGCTGCCGTGGATCAACTTCATGACGCCCGCCTGGCAGAGGGTCTTGTTTTTTCTGGGCACCAAGACGGAGGAGCTCAGTACCCTCGCCGAGATGGTGGTGTGCAACTCGTTCCGTGAGCTCGAGGCCGGCGCGTTCAAGCTCCTGCCCAAGAACATCCTGCCCGTCGGGCCCCTGACCCCCGACCCGGAGCTCCGGAAGCCCGTCGGGCAGCTGCTGCCGGAGGACACCCGGTGCCTCCCGTGGCTCGACGCCCAGACCGACGGGTCCGTCGTGTACGTGGCGTTCGGCAGCTCGACCATCTTCCACCCGCGCCAGTTCCGGGAGCTCGCCGAGGggctggagctcgccggccggccgttcCTCTGGGTGGTGCGCGCGGACTTCACCACCGGCGACCTGAGCAAGGAGTGGTTCGACGAGTTCAAGGCCCGCGTCGCGGGCACGGGGATGGTTGTCAGCTGGTGCCCCCAGCAGAAGGTCCTGGCGCACCGCGCGGTGGCGTGCTTCGTATCGCACTGCGGCTGGAACTCGACGGTGGAGGGCGTCAGGAGCGGCGTGCCGTTCCTGTGCTGGCCCTACTTCTCCGACCAGTTCCTGGACCGGAGCTACGTCACCGACGTGTGGCGGACCGGCCTGGCTGTGTCGCCCGACGCGGACGGGATCGTGACCAAAGAGGAGCTCAGGAGCAAAGTGGAGCAGGTCGTCGGCGACAACGAGATCAGGGAGCGGGCGCGGCTGCTCAGGgacgcggccggccgggccatTGACCAAGGGGGAGACTCGTACGAGAACATCCAAAAGTTCGTGGACCTGCTGCGTCAATGA